The sequence below is a genomic window from Candidatus Bathyarchaeota archaeon.
GTTTAAGGTAACAACCAGCGAGGTCTGGTCTTCACCCGCGGTCGCCGAAGGCAAAGTACTGGTGGGCGCTGGAGACGGCAAACTCTACTGCATAAACCTAACTGACGGGTCGCTGCTTTGGAGCAAGTACACGCTGGACCGCATAGTGTCAAGCCCAGCTGTCTGCGACGGCGTAGTCTACGTGGGCTGCGGCACCGCGGGGGCAGGGCGCATCTATGCGTTTGGAGCCAAATACACCAAGCTATCCACCTTGACGTTGACGCTTAATTCCCAGGCAGCGTTTCTGGGTTTCAAAGTAAAACTATCCGGCAGCCTAAACAGCCCCACGGGTCCCATAGCAAACGTGCCTGTCACGTTGTCTTTTAGCGTTAACTGCGGGGAAACATGGAACGACATCACCGCGGTCCCCACCGGCGCAGACGGAGCCTACGAGGCAGTTTGGGTGCCATCCGCCACAGGCACGTATCTGGTTAAAGCCAGCTGGAACGGCGCCTACCCCACCTCAGCATCCCAGGACATCCGCGCCCTCTCCGTCACCCTCTACCAAGATCAATACGTTTTCTCCGTGGTTTCCAACTCAACCGTGTCGGCGCTATCGTTCAACTCCGAGAAAGAGGAGCTTAGCTTTAGCGTCACCGGAGAATCCGGCACCAGCGGCACCACCCAAGTTTACATAGCTAAAGATCTCTTGCCCAGCCTCGCAGAACTCACAGTGCTCCTCGACCAATCTGACCTGCAGTATCGAGCCGACTCAGTGGGGGACGCATGGCTTCTAAGCTTCAGCTACACCCACAGCAGCCACAACGTGGTAGTTGCCTTCCAAGGCGCCCACATTGACCTGCCCACGCAAACCCCCTTTGTGATCGGTAACTTCGCCTTCACATCCGAAACGCTGCTCTGGATCATCATAATACTGCTGGCAACCGTGGTGTTCCTAGCGGTTTTCATAGCGGCAAACTCCATGAGAGAAAAGCATACAAAAAATAAGCCCTCCTAACATCGCTTAGAAGCGTTTAGCCGCATAGTAGGAGAGAAACGCCAGGGGAATCACCAGCAGATACGACAGCAGCGTGCCCAGCCAGGCGCCAACCGCGGGAAAAAGGAAATGCGCCGCCACCCCATAGGGGATGACGAGCAGGATGCCTGAATACGCCAGCGGCTTTGTGATGGAACGCGAAAACGCGGTGCCGCGGCTGTGATTAAGGATTATCAGTGTTGAAGTGAACATGGCGGGA
It includes:
- a CDS encoding PQQ-binding-like beta-propeller repeat protein yields the protein MKRNSARSLTALLTAVLMITLLLTLNPAVSTSADSWSMYRGNQQRSGASSGTAPSVGDIKWVYNASAEVDSSPSVANGRVVAGLASGDVVALNATTGALLWTYASESGQSAIWSSPAIDGGRVYVGNRQGNLLCLNETTGELLWSFSAGGEVDSSPAVENGKVYFNVCVPSQSGSTVKDAKFYCLDVNGSVLWKYQCSGGQDFSSPAILDNTVFECTLNDVVALNADSGALRWSTHVFSDGSITSTPTVSSGKVFVCSNLAVSCLNVDTGSILWTQTSFDSQSIGAFRSSPAVIGNSLIVCSSFGTVFNLNTQTGSLNWKFKVTTSEVWSSPAVAEGKVLVGAGDGKLYCINLTDGSLLWSKYTLDRIVSSPAVCDGVVYVGCGTAGAGRIYAFGAKYTKLSTLTLTLNSQAAFLGFKVKLSGSLNSPTGPIANVPVTLSFSVNCGETWNDITAVPTGADGAYEAVWVPSATGTYLVKASWNGAYPTSASQDIRALSVTLYQDQYVFSVVSNSTVSALSFNSEKEELSFSVTGESGTSGTTQVYIAKDLLPSLAELTVLLDQSDLQYRADSVGDAWLLSFSYTHSSHNVVVAFQGAHIDLPTQTPFVIGNFAFTSETLLWIIIILLATVVFLAVFIAANSMREKHTKNKPS